Proteins from a genomic interval of Plodia interpunctella isolate USDA-ARS_2022_Savannah chromosome 20, ilPloInte3.2, whole genome shotgun sequence:
- the Capa gene encoding CAPA peptides isoform X1 — MQSLVRLAVSLILLTSVLASAYHNNAKLRRDGVLNLYPFPRVGRAGRHTWQVPLPPSEMYLEYEPLEKRQLYAFPRVGRGDPSLFRDALRSETQMPKRRGGVSENTGMWFGPRIGRSFKSEDDDITFQNESRDHSDPEQMDPVPVDREKRQTKQN, encoded by the exons ATGCAGTCACTAGTTCGCCTCGCCGTTAGCCTCATCCTCCTTACGTCCGTCCTGGCGAGCGCTTACC ACAACAACGCAAAACTTCGTCGCGATGGGGTCCTGAACCTGTACCCTTTCCCACGCGTGGGGCGAGCAGGCCGGCACACGTGGCAAGTGCCGCTACCGCCTAGCGAAATGTACTTAG AATACGAGCCGCTAGAGAAGCGACAGTTGTACGCGTTCCCGCGAGTGGGTCGCGGCGACCCATCGCTGTTTCGCGACGCGCTGCGTTCAGAAACGCAGATGCCGAAGAGACGTGGCGGCGTCTCAGAAAACACGGGCATGTGGTTTGGTCCTAGGATCGGAAGGTCGTTCAAAAGCGAAGATGACG ATATCACGTTCCAGAACGAAAGCAGAGACCACAGTGATCCAGAACAAATGGACCCGGTGCCTGTCGACAGGGAAAAGAgacaaactaaacaaaattaa
- the LOC128678628 gene encoding uncharacterized protein LOC128678628 isoform X2, protein MTPCWLFVVSIALMTLVSESYAINCYYCNSANNTACLDLKQYDEEDLARIIPIVDCEKAIPSSIRLNFFCRKIIQTIYHTDTYSSVRVTRSCGWVPSKQPCYHTSNRDHVETVCQCFDDMCNAADHVDPGAMTVLFLVLACILYLFSD, encoded by the exons ATGACGCCTTGCTGGTTATTTGTGGTTTCGATCGCTCTAATGACTTTAGTAAGCGAAT CGTACGCCATCAACTGCTACTACTGCAACAGCGCCAACAACACGGCCTGCCTGGACCTAAAGCAGTATGATGAAGAGGATCTCGCCAGGATTATACCAATAGTGGACTGTGAGAAGGCGATACCTAGTTCTATTCGCCTCAACTTCTTTTGTCGGAAGATTATTCAGActa TCTACCACACAGACACGTACTCCAGTGTCCGCGTCACCCGCAGCTGTGGTTGGGTGCCCAGCAAGCAACCCTGCTACCATACGAGCAACCGTGACCACGTCGAGACTGTCTGTCAGTGCTTCGACGACATGTGTAACGCAGCGGACCATGTGGACCCAGGCGCGATgactgtattatttttagtactggcctgtattttgtatttatttagtgattaa
- the LOC128678628 gene encoding uncharacterized protein LOC128678628 isoform X1, protein MADIMTPCWLFVVSIALMTLVSESYAINCYYCNSANNTACLDLKQYDEEDLARIIPIVDCEKAIPSSIRLNFFCRKIIQTIYHTDTYSSVRVTRSCGWVPSKQPCYHTSNRDHVETVCQCFDDMCNAADHVDPGAMTVLFLVLACILYLFSD, encoded by the exons ATGGCAG ATATAATGACGCCTTGCTGGTTATTTGTGGTTTCGATCGCTCTAATGACTTTAGTAAGCGAAT CGTACGCCATCAACTGCTACTACTGCAACAGCGCCAACAACACGGCCTGCCTGGACCTAAAGCAGTATGATGAAGAGGATCTCGCCAGGATTATACCAATAGTGGACTGTGAGAAGGCGATACCTAGTTCTATTCGCCTCAACTTCTTTTGTCGGAAGATTATTCAGActa TCTACCACACAGACACGTACTCCAGTGTCCGCGTCACCCGCAGCTGTGGTTGGGTGCCCAGCAAGCAACCCTGCTACCATACGAGCAACCGTGACCACGTCGAGACTGTCTGTCAGTGCTTCGACGACATGTGTAACGCAGCGGACCATGTGGACCCAGGCGCGATgactgtattatttttagtactggcctgtattttgtatttatttagtgattaa
- the Capa gene encoding CAPA peptides isoform X2, translating into MQSLVRLAVSLILLTSVLASAYHNNAKLRRDGVLNLYPFPRVGRAGRHTWQVPLPPSEMYLEYEPLEKRQLYAFPRVGRGDPSLFRDALRSETQMPKRRGGVSENTGMWFGPRIGRSFKSEDDERKQRPQ; encoded by the exons ATGCAGTCACTAGTTCGCCTCGCCGTTAGCCTCATCCTCCTTACGTCCGTCCTGGCGAGCGCTTACC ACAACAACGCAAAACTTCGTCGCGATGGGGTCCTGAACCTGTACCCTTTCCCACGCGTGGGGCGAGCAGGCCGGCACACGTGGCAAGTGCCGCTACCGCCTAGCGAAATGTACTTAG AATACGAGCCGCTAGAGAAGCGACAGTTGTACGCGTTCCCGCGAGTGGGTCGCGGCGACCCATCGCTGTTTCGCGACGCGCTGCGTTCAGAAACGCAGATGCCGAAGAGACGTGGCGGCGTCTCAGAAAACACGGGCATGTGGTTTGGTCCTAGGATCGGAAGGTCGTTCAAAAGCGAAGATGACG AACGAAAGCAGAGACCACAGTGA
- the LOC128678909 gene encoding pickpocket protein 28-like has translation MENILLQKFINGGSLKCSDIVKRCNWPTRHDKSWVTDCCQDLFRPVFTDYGLCYAFNSLPLTGMTKDMQPWHRSFSNLTTPGPSIWNLDGGYPITYPPDPNMHPYRVMLAGETFGLSVELFLNNSEHQYACDGNSLGFTVFIRSPTNHAYTSTVLRIPMDKMTTVEVSPITYKTDVGLRAMDPERRQCYFQNERKLEYFQFYTETNCKMDIFIREAVLQCNCSIFNWPRKAIADPICSTAEDFECIDRVRSIVTKQQIFAYYDDCEEGKTSNSGGTSCHPSCNDVIYYSQVFYSDLVKETGDPSPTWGDPKRRELTQLNVHFYEDMFLGQHRHAQYDDYYFVGAIGGLLSLFLGFSIISVAELVYFVLLRPVYVVVKELTKDVDCQNWIHQ, from the exons ATGgaaaatattctattacagaaatttataaatgga GGTTCCCTGAAATGCTCCGACATAGTGAAACGCTGCAACTGGCCGACAAGACACGACAAGAGCTGGGTCACCGACTGCTGTCAGGATCTATTCAGACCTGTCTTCACGGACTACGGCTTGTGCTACGCCTTCAACAGTCTACCTCTAACTGgcat GACTAAGGACATGCAACCCTGGCATAGAAGTTTCTCCAACCTGACCACACCTGGGCCATCTATCTGGAACCTGGACGGGGGTTATCCTATAACGTACCCACCAGACCCAAACATGCATCCGTACAGAGTGATGTTGGCAGGCGAAACCTTCGGCTTGAGCGTGGAGCTGTTTCTTAATAATAGTGAACACCAGTATGCGTGTGATGGGAATAGCCTCGGGTTTACG GTCTTCATAAGATCTCCAACTAACCACGCCTACACCAGCACGGTCCTACGCATCCCAATGGACAAAATGACCACAGTGGAAGTCTCCCCCATCACATACAAGACAGACGTGGGTCTGCGGGCCATGGACCCTGAGAGAAGACAGTGTTACTTCCAGAACGAGAGGAAGTTGGAGTACTTCCAGTTTTACACGGAGACCAACTGTAAAATGGACATCTTTATAAGGGAGGCTGTGTTGCAATGCAACTGCTCCATCTTTAACTGGCCTA GGAAAGCCATAGCAGATCCTATCTGTTCCACCGCAGAAGATTTCGAGTGTATTGATAGAGTCAGAA GCATAGTGACAAAACAGCAGATTTTCGCGTATTACGACGACTGCGAGGAAGGGAAAACATCAAACAGCGGCGGTACTTCATGCCATCCGTCTTGCAATGACGTCATCTATTACAGCCAGGTGTTCTACTCCGACCTTGTCAAGGAGACCGGCGACCCGTCACCTACGTGGGGTGATCCAAAACG GAGAGAGTTAACTCAATTGAACGTTCACTTCTATGAAGATATGTTTTTGGGACAACACCGTCATGCTCAGTATGATGACTACTATTTTGTTG GTGCCATAGGAGGTCTCCTCAGCCTGTTCCTGGGCTTCAGTATCATCAGCGTGGCAGAGCTGGTCTACTTCGTGCTACTGCGCCCTGTTTATGTCGTTGTCAAGGAGCTGACCAAGGACGTCGACTGTCAAAACTGGATTCACCAATAA